A part of Aquaspirillum sp. LM1 genomic DNA contains:
- a CDS encoding DEAD/DEAH box helicase, whose protein sequence is MTFAELGLSPEVLKAVEELGYASPTPIQAAAIPVVLSGRDILAAAQTGTGKTAAFTLPLLSRLRVHANNSASPAMHPVRALILTPTRELADQVSASVSQYNKYLPLRSTVVFGGMSMEPQKEALRRGVEVLVATPGRLLDHIEQKTVMLNRVEMLILDEADRMLDMGFIQDIRRIMSLLPASRQTLLFSATFAPEIKKLAADFMRDPELVEVARQNATSDTIEQVVYAVDAARKRHLLVHLLQARNIAQVIVFCRTRQGAEQLTRELKRDGLAAEAIHGDKAQSQRLETLSAFKDGQVRVLVATDVAARGLDIEELPFVVNFELPNSPEDYVHRIGRTGRAGSKGIALSLMGEDEQRQLEAIESLIKQTLTPQTEKRFWPSWMPRPERPELAPVASVSAALSASGAIAALAAAPTRSTPVTPVRMTHPALRGEPREIPALLLPPRYR, encoded by the coding sequence ATGACGTTTGCCGAGCTTGGTTTGTCGCCAGAAGTGCTCAAGGCGGTTGAAGAGCTGGGCTACGCGTCGCCGACGCCGATTCAGGCTGCCGCCATCCCCGTGGTGCTCTCTGGCCGCGATATCCTGGCTGCTGCACAAACCGGCACCGGCAAAACCGCCGCATTTACCCTGCCGCTGTTGTCCCGCCTGCGTGTGCACGCCAATAACAGTGCCTCGCCGGCCATGCATCCGGTGCGCGCGCTGATTCTCACCCCCACCCGCGAACTGGCCGACCAGGTCAGCGCCAGTGTCAGCCAGTACAACAAATACCTGCCATTGCGCTCCACCGTGGTGTTTGGCGGCATGTCGATGGAACCGCAAAAGGAAGCCCTGCGCCGTGGGGTGGAAGTGCTGGTGGCCACGCCAGGCCGCCTGCTGGATCACATCGAACAAAAAACCGTGATGCTTAACCGGGTGGAAATGCTGATTCTGGACGAAGCCGACCGCATGCTCGACATGGGCTTTATCCAGGACATCCGCCGCATCATGAGCCTGCTGCCCGCCAGCCGGCAGACCCTGCTGTTTTCCGCTACCTTCGCCCCGGAAATCAAAAAGCTCGCCGCCGACTTCATGCGCGACCCGGAACTGGTGGAAGTGGCCCGGCAAAATGCCACCAGCGATACCATTGAGCAAGTGGTGTACGCCGTGGATGCCGCGCGCAAGCGCCATCTGCTGGTTCACCTGCTGCAGGCGCGCAATATTGCCCAGGTGATTGTGTTCTGCCGCACCCGTCAGGGTGCCGAGCAGCTGACGCGTGAACTCAAACGCGACGGCCTGGCCGCCGAAGCGATTCACGGCGACAAGGCGCAAAGTCAGCGACTGGAAACCCTGTCGGCGTTCAAGGATGGTCAGGTGCGCGTGCTGGTGGCCACCGACGTGGCCGCGCGCGGGCTGGATATTGAAGAGCTGCCGTTTGTGGTCAACTTTGAACTGCCCAACTCGCCAGAAGACTACGTCCACCGCATTGGTCGCACCGGTCGTGCCGGCAGCAAGGGCATTGCCCTGTCGCTGATGGGCGAAGACGAGCAACGCCAGCTGGAAGCCATTGAATCCCTGATCAAGCAAACGCTGACCCCGCAAACCGAAAAACGCTTCTGGCCCAGCTGGATGCCACGCCCGGAACGTCCGGAGCTGGCACCGGTGGCCAGCGTGTCCGCCGCCCTCAGCGCCAGCGGTGCCATTGCCGCCCTGGCGGCTGCTCCCACGCGCAGCACCCCAGTGACCCCGGTGCGCATGACCCATCCGGCGCTGCGTGGCGAGCCACGGGAAATTCCTGCCCTGCTGCTGCCCCCGCGCTACCGCTAG
- a CDS encoding basic amino acid ABC transporter substrate-binding protein, with product MTISRRSLLLGALMSAVMLSACGKKEEAAAPVPAAAPVAQVKEYVVGTDAAYAPFEFENEKKQVEGFDIDVLSAVADKAGFKVKFVNTPWEGIFATLAQGDRDIVISAVTITDERKQSMDFSEPYFEARQLIAVGKGVTDVKKFTDLKGKKVAVQTGTTGDEVVQKLLGKTSADIKRFESTPLALKELESGGVQAVVADNGVVVNYLKNNSSNGISTVEDRESFAPEFYGMAIKKGNAELQGKLNEGIKAIKADGTYDKIYAKYFGEKK from the coding sequence ATGACGATTTCCCGACGTTCCTTGCTGCTGGGCGCGCTGATGAGCGCGGTCATGCTTTCTGCATGCGGCAAAAAAGAAGAAGCCGCCGCGCCGGTACCGGCTGCTGCACCGGTGGCGCAGGTCAAGGAATACGTGGTAGGCACCGATGCTGCCTACGCACCGTTTGAATTTGAAAACGAAAAGAAACAGGTTGAAGGCTTTGATATCGACGTGCTGAGCGCCGTGGCCGACAAGGCTGGTTTCAAAGTCAAATTTGTCAATACCCCGTGGGAAGGCATTTTTGCCACCCTGGCCCAGGGTGACCGTGACATCGTGATTTCGGCTGTCACCATTACCGACGAACGCAAGCAAAGTATGGACTTCTCCGAACCATACTTTGAAGCCCGCCAACTGATTGCTGTGGGCAAGGGCGTGACCGATGTGAAGAAATTTACCGATCTGAAGGGCAAAAAAGTGGCCGTGCAAACCGGTACCACTGGCGATGAAGTGGTACAAAAACTGCTGGGCAAAACCAGCGCCGACATCAAGCGCTTTGAATCCACCCCGCTGGCGCTGAAAGAGCTGGAAAGCGGTGGCGTACAAGCCGTGGTGGCCGATAACGGCGTGGTGGTCAACTACCTGAAAAACAACAGCAGCAATGGCATTTCCACCGTGGAAGATCGCGAAAGCTTTGCGCCGGAGTTTTACGGCATGGCGATCAAGAAAGGCAATGCCGAACTGCAGGGCAAGCTGAACGAAGGCATCAAGGCGATCAAGGCCGACGGCACTTACGACAAAATCTACGCCAAGTATTTTGGTGAAAAGAAGTAA
- a CDS encoding amino acid ABC transporter permease: MDFRWGMIAEYMPLFIGGMQMTLGITVIAVVLGTVIGLLMGMARLAEAKYGWRRYVLRYLVRLPATLYVTFFRGTPLFVQILLIHFALMPALVHPSDGLLISGELARDIRQNYGAFLSGLVALTLNAGAYITEIFRAGIQSIDRGQAEAARSLGMSYGQTMKFVIIPQAFRRMLPPLGNEAIMLLKDSSLVSAIGLAELAFAARTVAGVYSRYWEPYLTISLVYLLLTMAMAAGVNWLERHYQIASHR; this comes from the coding sequence ATGGATTTTCGTTGGGGCATGATTGCCGAATACATGCCGCTGTTTATTGGCGGCATGCAAATGACACTGGGCATCACGGTGATTGCCGTGGTGCTGGGCACCGTGATTGGCCTGCTGATGGGCATGGCCCGGCTGGCAGAAGCCAAATATGGCTGGAGACGCTATGTGTTGCGTTATCTGGTGCGCCTGCCTGCCACCCTGTATGTCACCTTTTTTCGTGGCACGCCGCTGTTTGTGCAGATTCTGCTGATTCACTTTGCCCTGATGCCGGCACTGGTTCATCCCAGCGACGGCCTGCTGATTTCCGGCGAACTGGCCCGCGATATCCGCCAGAACTACGGTGCGTTTCTGTCTGGCCTGGTGGCACTGACCCTGAACGCAGGGGCCTACATCACCGAGATTTTTCGCGCCGGGATTCAATCCATCGACCGTGGCCAGGCCGAAGCAGCCCGTTCGCTGGGCATGAGCTACGGTCAGACCATGAAGTTTGTCATCATCCCGCAGGCGTTTCGTCGCATGCTGCCGCCGCTGGGCAACGAAGCCATCATGCTGCTCAAGGACAGTTCGCTGGTGTCCGCCATCGGCCTGGCCGAACTGGCGTTTGCTGCGCGCACTGTGGCCGGGGTGTACTCGCGCTACTGGGAACCTTACCTGACCATCTCGCTGGTGTATCTGCTGCTGACCATGGCCATGGCCGCCGGGGTGAACTGGCTGGAACGCCATTATCA